In the bacterium genome, one interval contains:
- a CDS encoding orotidine 5'-phosphate decarboxylase, with translation MIFHQRIELALSKSPICIGLDPDLNKLPPVFKKEPASILEFNKKIIDATHDLVGAFKPNFAFYETFGAEGWAILEATIRFIRSTAPKAVII, from the coding sequence TTGATTTTTCATCAGCGTATCGAACTTGCCCTTTCAAAAAGTCCGATCTGCATCGGCCTTGATCCGGATTTGAATAAATTGCCGCCTGTTTTTAAAAAAGAACCAGCCTCAATTCTTGAATTCAATAAAAAAATTATCGATGCCACTCACGATCTTGTTGGCGCTTTCAAACCTAATTTTGCTTTTTATGAAACGTTTGGGGCCGAAGGATGGGCCATTCTTGAAGCGACTATTCGTTTTATCCGTTCAACGGCACCGAAAGCGGTTATCATTG
- the lpxB gene encoding lipid-A-disaccharide synthase: MKNISTIFILTGEPSGERYGAALAKALSEAIPGVKIVGVGGNRMREAGVSLIAHIHSLSVMGFTGIIRNFPRIYKIRQFVLKSIREIKPDAVILIDFPDFNLSIAKAIRGIKQLSSTKIFYFIPPQVWIWRKSRIHTIKKYCNAVFPIFQFEHKLYCQHGIPSYFFGHPISDFLPKQYDQKSAEKQESRMVVSLFPGSRNQEILKILPVMLGSVQKLNSTHPLTILINIAEDIDRDLIENIVSNYDLPVTLLPNTYQAIAEADLILSKSGTINLEVAYFEKPAIIVYKTSWLNYWIAKWFVRPKFISLINILSGSEVVKEFIQSQATIENINTEMEKIVADTSYRFGMIKRTASAKESFFTSKQNVIKEIVQEISKSI; the protein is encoded by the coding sequence ATGAAAAACATTTCAACCATTTTTATTTTAACCGGAGAGCCTTCGGGTGAACGCTATGGAGCGGCATTGGCAAAGGCTTTATCAGAAGCTATTCCCGGAGTCAAGATCGTCGGCGTAGGCGGTAACCGTATGCGTGAAGCCGGCGTTTCTTTGATCGCTCATATTCATTCATTGTCTGTCATGGGATTCACCGGAATTATCCGAAACTTTCCACGCATTTATAAAATCCGTCAATTCGTTCTGAAATCCATTCGTGAAATCAAACCCGACGCCGTTATTCTGATCGATTTTCCTGATTTTAACCTTAGTATTGCCAAAGCGATTCGCGGCATCAAACAACTATCATCGACAAAAATTTTTTATTTTATCCCTCCGCAAGTCTGGATCTGGAGGAAATCCCGTATCCATACTATTAAAAAATATTGCAATGCCGTGTTTCCGATTTTTCAATTTGAACACAAACTATACTGTCAGCACGGAATTCCCAGCTATTTTTTCGGACATCCGATTTCTGATTTTCTTCCAAAACAATATGATCAAAAAAGCGCTGAAAAGCAAGAGAGCCGGATGGTGGTTTCTTTATTTCCAGGTAGCCGAAATCAGGAAATCCTAAAAATTCTTCCGGTTATGCTTGGTAGTGTTCAGAAACTCAACAGCACTCATCCGCTTACCATCCTGATCAATATTGCCGAAGATATCGACAGAGACCTTATTGAAAATATAGTCAGTAACTACGATTTACCGGTCACATTGTTGCCAAATACTTATCAGGCTATTGCCGAGGCTGACTTGATCTTATCTAAATCCGGAACCATCAATCTTGAAGTCGCTTATTTTGAAAAACCGGCTATTATTGTTTATAAAACATCCTGGTTAAATTATTGGATCGCTAAATGGTTTGTGCGACCAAAATTCATTTCACTGATCAATATTTTAAGCGGATCGGAAGTTGTAAAAGAATTTATCCAGAGCCAAGCAACTATAGAGAATATTAATACAGAAATGGAAAAAATAGTTGCAGATACTTCTTATCGGTTCGGCATGATCAAACGAACGGCTTCAGCAAAAGAAAGTTTTTTTACTTCGAAACAAAACGTCATTAAAGAAATTGTGCAAGAAATCTCGAAATCAATTTAA
- a CDS encoding sensor histidine kinase — protein MIARCSFWLVIVVVIATSGVFAQSQTDNGDSLVIGAADSYVLGEYAYYLIDSVNAWSVSDVASAGLSETFAHAKEQTPVLGYDAPVVWVRIKFYNPSDVDQERIIELSTPIIDYIELYSPLNQNYHSEKIGNLLPFNERILKHRNPVFKITFPARQSSVCYFRLQSDNSLQISLELWTVDAFIAKVRVEYLLLGILYGALVVMLFYNLFVFFSVRDISYLHYVVYIGSMIFVQMATNGQTFEFLWPSAKQWNNWSLLISVVFLLLSSAQFSRSFLKIKLFSKTIDRIILGFMVLTVVIAAIALAAGSIQVAAPVVTINGVLMPLVYLMAGVLSHRKGYHPARYFLIAWSVLLTGMILYALKILALIPYNEITNHVVDVGTVLEMMLLSLGLADRINTMREELTRTALEKEHLEREKENEKLRLIEEQKNELAKQVAERTSDLTKKNEELAKLNESKNEYLGFVAHDLRSPLSIILGYSDLLIEDFKSGRFQSESAVTDLSTVSKVARQMSEFIKQVLDISAIESGKVRLNLQETRIADIVKQAELLQRRMAEQKNIRLIIDPLDNLPPIYSDHQKICAVIDNLLSNAIKYTYPGGSVHVFGESKEQEIWIHIEDTGQGLSKDDMQKVFTTFRQLSARPTGGESSTGLGLAIAKKIIEIHKGKIWVQSEKGEGSKFSFSLPVIPKAGATKQNDVSQLINRR, from the coding sequence ATGATTGCTCGATGTTCATTTTGGCTGGTTATCGTTGTCGTGATTGCGACTTCGGGCGTTTTCGCACAATCTCAGACCGATAATGGCGATTCATTGGTAATTGGTGCTGCGGATTCCTATGTTCTGGGGGAATATGCCTATTATCTTATCGACTCGGTCAATGCATGGTCCGTCAGCGATGTTGCTTCCGCCGGATTAAGTGAGACATTTGCTCATGCCAAAGAGCAAACGCCGGTTCTGGGCTACGATGCTCCAGTGGTATGGGTTCGCATAAAATTTTATAATCCGTCAGATGTAGACCAAGAACGCATAATCGAGTTGTCAACGCCGATTATCGATTATATTGAACTTTATTCGCCCTTAAATCAAAACTACCATTCCGAAAAAATAGGAAACTTACTTCCGTTCAACGAACGCATATTAAAACATCGTAACCCGGTATTTAAAATTACATTTCCAGCCCGCCAAAGCTCTGTCTGCTATTTTCGGCTTCAAAGTGACAATTCTCTGCAGATTTCTCTTGAATTGTGGACGGTGGATGCTTTTATCGCAAAAGTCAGAGTTGAATACCTCTTATTAGGAATTTTGTATGGCGCTTTAGTCGTCATGTTATTTTATAACTTGTTTGTGTTTTTTTCGGTACGCGATATTAGCTATCTGCATTATGTCGTGTACATCGGTAGTATGATTTTTGTACAAATGGCGACTAACGGACAAACGTTTGAATTTTTGTGGCCATCGGCCAAGCAATGGAACAACTGGAGTTTATTGATCAGTGTAGTTTTCTTATTACTATCGTCGGCGCAATTTTCGCGATCATTTCTTAAGATCAAGCTGTTCAGTAAAACCATTGATCGTATTATCCTTGGATTTATGGTTTTAACCGTGGTAATTGCCGCGATCGCTTTAGCAGCAGGTTCTATTCAAGTTGCGGCTCCGGTCGTTACCATCAATGGTGTATTGATGCCGTTGGTGTATCTCATGGCCGGCGTCCTGTCGCATCGTAAAGGCTATCACCCCGCACGCTATTTTCTCATCGCATGGTCGGTGTTGTTGACCGGCATGATTCTATATGCATTAAAAATTCTTGCACTGATTCCTTACAATGAGATTACCAATCACGTCGTCGACGTCGGAACGGTTCTGGAAATGATGCTGCTTTCGCTTGGTCTTGCCGACAGGATCAATACGATGAGGGAGGAATTGACTAGAACGGCGTTGGAAAAAGAGCACCTCGAGCGTGAGAAAGAAAACGAAAAGTTAAGATTGATCGAAGAACAAAAAAACGAGTTAGCAAAACAAGTTGCGGAAAGAACTTCCGATCTTACCAAGAAGAATGAAGAATTGGCGAAATTAAATGAAAGCAAGAATGAATACTTGGGATTTGTTGCTCACGATTTACGTAGCCCTCTGTCGATCATACTTGGTTATAGCGATCTTTTAATTGAAGATTTTAAAAGTGGTCGATTTCAATCGGAGTCGGCGGTCACGGATCTTTCAACGGTTTCGAAAGTTGCCCGGCAAATGTCCGAATTTATCAAGCAGGTTTTGGATATTTCCGCCATCGAATCAGGAAAAGTGCGGCTTAATTTGCAAGAAACCCGCATTGCGGACATTGTCAAACAGGCCGAGCTACTGCAACGCAGGATGGCCGAGCAAAAAAATATTCGTTTGATCATTGATCCGCTGGATAATTTACCGCCGATCTATTCCGACCATCAGAAGATTTGTGCAGTCATTGACAATTTGCTTTCCAATGCCATTAAATACACGTATCCCGGAGGCTCGGTTCACGTATTTGGCGAATCGAAAGAGCAGGAAATATGGATTCACATTGAAGATACCGGGCAAGGCCTGAGCAAGGACGATATGCAGAAAGTTTTTACGACATTTCGGCAACTCAGCGCGCGTCCTACGGGAGGTGAATCAAGCACTGGATTGGGATTGGCTATTGCAAAAAAAATTATCGAAATCCATAAAGGAAAAATCTGGGTTCAAAGCGAAAAGGGAGAAGGCAGCAAATTTAGCTTTTCCTTGCCAGTCATTCCAAAAGCCGGAGCCACTAAACAAAATGATGTGTCACAATTGATTAATCGGCGTTAA
- a CDS encoding site-2 protease family protein — MIEQQIEFLLKDLVQLDYVVYDSDAVFVKFSTAQLHQGLMNEIQSRLSPQGMSATISSITTQSETGVSKDIIILKIERSGNGYGGGRKLFNPKPFTRYFKWMSHPGFNLALFIITFLVVFITGAATILNKAIADEWNLTTGFQFSISLLGILTAHEFGHYFAAKYHKLNVTLPYFLPGILIPPGVFAGFGGTTLFPGTFGAFIKIKSPIKTRTQLMDVGAAGPIAGFVVCLGVLLYGFITIPEKSYAYQFYDPNSLYDGNPVLFFGSSILFSILGQLADVNMPAMYDIIHYPFIFAGWFGLLVTALNLLPIGQLDGGHITYALFGRNQKYLGYVVFGAILILGFGLDISSWIAWAILILVLIKIKHPPVMYEDEPLDMKRKLIGIISIIIFVLSFTPAPVYEKILTR, encoded by the coding sequence ATGATAGAACAGCAAATTGAGTTTCTTCTGAAAGATTTGGTACAACTGGACTACGTGGTGTATGACAGTGATGCCGTGTTTGTGAAATTTTCTACGGCGCAGTTGCACCAGGGATTAATGAATGAAATCCAATCGCGTCTTTCACCGCAAGGTATGAGTGCGACGATTTCGAGTATTACGACTCAAAGCGAAACGGGTGTTTCAAAAGACATCATTATTTTGAAAATTGAACGTTCCGGTAATGGTTATGGTGGCGGCCGCAAATTGTTCAATCCTAAACCCTTCACACGTTATTTCAAATGGATGTCACATCCCGGATTTAATCTGGCGTTATTTATAATCACGTTTCTTGTAGTCTTTATCACCGGGGCTGCGACGATTTTAAACAAAGCGATTGCGGATGAATGGAATTTGACTACCGGATTCCAATTTTCAATATCATTGCTCGGAATTTTGACGGCACATGAATTTGGACATTATTTTGCAGCTAAATATCATAAACTGAATGTAACGTTGCCGTATTTTTTGCCGGGGATTTTAATTCCTCCGGGAGTTTTTGCCGGATTTGGCGGGACGACATTGTTTCCAGGAACGTTTGGGGCCTTTATTAAAATTAAATCGCCGATCAAGACTCGTACGCAATTAATGGATGTAGGCGCGGCGGGACCTATTGCAGGTTTTGTAGTGTGTTTGGGAGTTTTATTATACGGGTTTATAACGATTCCGGAAAAATCGTATGCGTATCAATTTTATGATCCGAATAGTTTATACGACGGTAATCCGGTTCTTTTTTTTGGCAGTTCGATTTTATTTTCTATCCTTGGGCAATTAGCCGATGTCAATATGCCGGCAATGTATGATATTATTCATTATCCTTTTATTTTTGCAGGCTGGTTTGGATTATTGGTAACAGCACTTAATTTATTACCGATAGGTCAACTTGACGGAGGACATATTACGTATGCACTTTTTGGACGTAACCAAAAGTATCTAGGCTACGTAGTATTTGGCGCCATTCTTATTTTAGGCTTTGGTCTCGACATATCCAGTTGGATTGCGTGGGCTATTTTGATATTGGTGTTGATCAAGATCAAACATCCACCCGTCATGTATGAGGACGAGCCATTGGATATGAAGCGTAAACTGATCGGCATCATTTCGATTATTATTTTTGTTCTCAGTTTTACACCGGCGCCGGTGTATGAAAAAATTTTGACTCGATAA
- a CDS encoding rhomboid family intramembrane serine protease: MRYYSRYQTTRNILGGDYPMVKLMILINAIVFVIQQIAGRSDIGYFIAEHLALSNRIWDGEIWQLVTYMFLHSDIWHILFNMLAVWMFGKELEMVWGSSKFLRYYFVCGVGAGLTFLLFSQGAVIGASGAVFGILLAFGMIFPDQIILMSLLFPIKAKYMVLIYGVITFLSIAKPGGDNIAHFAHLGGMVFGFLFLRKDWIASKINRLASSQNAKKPQPTMYVRPKAERKPEDNLRERVDAILDKINEVGYDHLTDEEKKILLDASNSLSETNKKDHH, translated from the coding sequence ATGCGTTATTATTCCCGATATCAGACGACACGAAATATCCTTGGCGGCGATTATCCGATGGTCAAGTTGATGATCCTGATCAATGCCATTGTATTCGTGATTCAACAGATTGCCGGGCGTTCGGATATTGGATATTTTATTGCTGAACATCTTGCTTTGTCCAACCGGATATGGGACGGGGAAATATGGCAACTTGTGACGTATATGTTTTTGCACAGCGATATTTGGCATATATTATTTAATATGCTGGCCGTGTGGATGTTTGGTAAAGAATTGGAAATGGTTTGGGGTTCGTCAAAATTTCTACGGTATTATTTTGTGTGCGGCGTTGGAGCGGGACTGACGTTTTTATTATTTTCACAAGGAGCAGTGATCGGGGCTTCTGGAGCGGTGTTTGGAATTTTGTTGGCTTTCGGCATGATCTTTCCCGATCAGATTATTCTGATGAGCCTGCTTTTCCCGATCAAAGCGAAATATATGGTGCTGATATATGGGGTTATTACTTTTTTAAGTATTGCGAAGCCTGGCGGAGACAACATTGCCCATTTTGCTCATCTCGGCGGGATGGTGTTCGGCTTTCTATTTCTACGCAAAGATTGGATTGCTTCCAAAATCAATCGACTGGCTAGTTCACAGAATGCTAAAAAGCCTCAACCGACGATGTATGTTCGTCCCAAAGCTGAACGCAAACCCGAGGATAATTTACGCGAGAGGGTGGATGCGATTCTTGACAAAATCAACGAAGTAGGGTATGACCATTTGACCGATGAAGAGAAAAAGATTCTGTTAGACGCCAGCAATTCTCTTTCCGAAACCAACAAAAAAGACCACCATTAA